GCACCGGAGACCCCCGCTTCGCGACCGGTTGCGTCGAACTGTGCCGACCGCGCCTCGCGGCCGCGGCCCGGCGCGAACGCATCCGGACCAGCTGCCGCTGCCCGCGGAGGCCGTCGTCGAGGAGGCCGCAAGCCGCTACCGGCTTCGCCCATCGGCACCTCCGCATACGGCTGCGTTCCTCCTGGAGGCACGCGGCACGTCTACCAGAGCCGGACCACCGCGGCGAACTGGCCCTGCGGCCGGCGCACACCTGGTGACTGCACGCCGTCATGGTCGACGGCGCCGCCCAGTGGCCGGCCCAGGAGACGGACTCGTGCCACGGCCCGTACTGGTGCCACGGCGTCGCGGAACGTCGTTCTCCTTCTCGTCGCCTCTGGCGGGCACAGACCGCGACGAGCGGTTCGGCGCCCATCGCCCGGGCCGGCACGCGCGCCGTCGTGGAGCGCGCTCCCGCGCGGCCGTCACCAGTGCCACGGACTGGCCGGGAACGGCGACTACCTCCTCGCACATGGCCGAGGCCACCGGCGACCCCGCCTACCGGGCCCGATGGCCGAGGACCTGGCCGCTCATCCGCTGCCCGAACGCACCACCGCGGCAGCCACGTCGTGTCCCGAACGAGTACCGAGTGCTCGACGAGCTGGAGCGACGAGCCGCCGGAATCCTCGGGTTCCTACCCTGCGGAGCGCCACACAGAACCCGCGCACTGGATGGTCCAGCAGCCGGTCTGAGCGGCAGGAATCCCTGCCGTCACGGTCACAGAGAAGGAGAAGTGTCATCGAGACCAGGACTCGAGCTGCTGGCCTGCCCTGCACGCCCGTCCGGAGACCGCACCGCGATCAGTGTTGCCGACGGCGACTCGTTCAGAGCGGACAGTGCGCGCTGCGTTAACGGCCTGCTGCACGCTCTCTCAACACCAGGCATGTAATCGGCATCAGCTGCGCTAGCGGGTAGCGGCCGCGCCCTCCGGCCGGTGGTCGCCCCCGTGGCGACCGCCGGCGATCGTGTTTTCCGCCACCCGCCCGACCGCCCGCCCTTCGAGGCGCGTCGGACCACGAGGGACGAGCCCCATGCAGCCATACGCCATCAGCACGCCGTCTGGTCAAGAGCTACCCGGGCCCGCACGGCACCGTCGTCGACGCGGTGAGCGGCCTCGACCTCGACGTGCGCCAGGGCGAGACCTTCGCCTTCCTCGGCCCCAACGGAGCGGGGAAGTGCACGACCATCGCCATGCTCTGCGCCCTCGCCCGCCCCACCTCCGGCCGCGCCACCGTGCCGGCTTCGACGGTGCTCACGCCGCACGACGTGCGGCGGACAGGTCGGCATCCTCTTCCAGCACAGCGCCCTCGACCCGGACGCTGACGGTCGAGCAGAACCTCCGCATCCACGCCCGCCTCTACGGGCTGCGCCGCCGCGACGTGCTCGGCGGACGGCCGAGGTGCTCGAACCGCCGGCCTGACCGACCGGGGCGTTCCCCGTACGCGCCCTGTCGGCG
This DNA window, taken from Streptomyces showdoensis, encodes the following:
- a CDS encoding ATP-binding cassette domain-containing protein — translated: MSGLDLDVRQGETFAFLGPNGAGKCTTIAMLCALARPTSGRATVPASTVLTPHDVRRTGRHPLPAQRPRPGR